One Acetobacterium sp. KB-1 DNA segment encodes these proteins:
- a CDS encoding phenylacetate--CoA ligase family protein yields MKKISLIKSIWLCSRYPKKSDLDKARIRAERLNRLVDYAEQNSPYYQAHYQNIGENFKLSDLPPTNKVDLMAHFDEWITTKDVTLNEVEIFLKDLDNIGRKIKGKYLVFTTSGSTGNPLVALYDQSTNNVMTGINMMRSFARKADFMAFIKGGGKAMGVFATGGFYLGNSSVRARLLSMPWKKRQFGVTSALYPIARIVAELNAFKPTMLGGYPTILELLIDERKKGRLQIQPILIMTGGEYLSPQLRSSLEEAFGCTVQTSYSCTEGGTIACECPEKHFHINDDWIIVEPVNHQNEPVADGVQSDKILITNLSNYTQPFIRYEVTDRVIMHHEPCSCNNPSPWLTLEGRTDDILTFHEDGKMIKISPLAIYATLKEIHGIIRFQLIAEGENKLELRITPGIGDDPQRLFEEAQKKLSAFLASHGVTTAHLSFSDLTPVQHPQSGKFKHIINKTE; encoded by the coding sequence ATGAAAAAAATTAGTTTAATCAAGTCAATTTGGCTTTGTTCCCGATATCCGAAAAAAAGTGATTTAGACAAGGCCAGAATTAGAGCAGAACGGCTTAATCGTCTGGTTGATTATGCAGAACAAAACAGCCCTTATTATCAAGCGCACTATCAAAATATTGGAGAGAATTTTAAGCTAAGTGATTTACCACCAACGAATAAGGTCGATCTGATGGCGCATTTTGATGAGTGGATAACGACAAAGGATGTTACCTTAAATGAAGTAGAAATTTTCCTGAAAGATTTGGACAATATCGGACGAAAAATCAAGGGAAAATATCTGGTGTTTACCACCAGCGGCTCTACGGGAAACCCCTTGGTCGCTCTATATGATCAATCCACCAATAATGTTATGACCGGAATAAACATGATGCGAAGTTTTGCCAGAAAAGCAGATTTTATGGCCTTTATAAAAGGCGGCGGAAAAGCCATGGGAGTGTTTGCTACCGGTGGTTTTTACTTGGGAAATAGTTCGGTCCGGGCGCGCTTATTATCGATGCCCTGGAAAAAAAGACAGTTTGGCGTAACCAGTGCCTTATATCCGATTGCTCGGATCGTCGCTGAGTTGAATGCTTTTAAACCGACGATGTTGGGGGGCTATCCGACCATTCTGGAACTGCTGATTGATGAACGGAAAAAGGGGCGGCTACAGATTCAGCCAATTTTAATCATGACCGGTGGCGAATACCTGAGTCCGCAGCTGCGAAGTTCCTTGGAAGAGGCTTTTGGATGTACCGTTCAAACCTCTTATTCTTGTACTGAAGGCGGAACCATTGCGTGTGAATGTCCGGAAAAACATTTTCATATTAATGATGATTGGATCATTGTGGAGCCGGTTAACCATCAGAATGAACCGGTGGCGGATGGGGTACAGTCAGATAAAATCCTGATCACCAACCTATCTAATTATACCCAGCCTTTTATTCGATACGAGGTTACTGACCGGGTGATTATGCATCATGAACCCTGCTCTTGCAACAATCCGTCACCTTGGCTGACCCTTGAGGGACGTACCGACGACATCCTGACTTTTCACGAAGATGGCAAGATGATTAAAATTTCGCCACTGGCTATTTATGCAACGCTGAAAGAAATCCATGGGATCATTCGGTTTCAACTGATTGCTGAAGGAGAGAATAAGCTTGAATTGAGAATCACACCCGGGATCGGCGACGATCCACAGCGCTTATTTGAAGAAGCGCAGAAGAAACTATCGGCTTTTCTGGCCAGTCATGGAGTGACGACTGCCCATCTCTCTTTTTCTGATTTGACACCGGTGCAGCATCCGCAAAGTGGAAAGTTTAAGCATATTATTAATAAAACTGAGTGA
- a CDS encoding uroporphyrinogen decarboxylase family protein → MSKFMEVAANRDYSKSWQAPGSFPWIFQQPKPPIEKRVIGVRENYIRCAKGEQPYWMPAYFYESNIVWPDAMEEHPVPEVDGYDWWGVNWIMVDSAGGMITKPDTRAISDFSRWKEELNWPDLSLVDFRTDGQKIQKMLDPERPHVYECVEGIFERLHEMLPFEESLMAFYEEPELLEEFFQKMADYKIESTQKIIDYYGRIDGVLYHDDWGTQRSGFFSNEMFREQIMPATKRFMDYLKKKVAFIELHSCGKNIQYVPMMLEMGIDMWTPQLFINEPDYLHSTYGKVMTFTFPLMIEPQWKEDEIRRAVREFVDHFGENGRVMCWIMTENFNQDQEDIARDELYRYSLTYYNQRFGRN, encoded by the coding sequence ATGAGTAAATTTATGGAAGTGGCAGCAAATCGGGATTATTCAAAGTCATGGCAGGCACCAGGGAGTTTCCCCTGGATTTTTCAACAGCCTAAACCACCCATTGAGAAACGGGTGATCGGTGTCAGGGAGAATTATATTCGCTGTGCCAAAGGTGAGCAGCCCTATTGGATGCCAGCTTATTTTTATGAATCCAATATTGTCTGGCCGGACGCGATGGAAGAGCACCCGGTGCCTGAGGTCGATGGCTATGATTGGTGGGGTGTCAATTGGATAATGGTTGATTCAGCTGGTGGAATGATTACCAAGCCAGATACCCGAGCCATTTCAGATTTTTCGCGTTGGAAGGAAGAACTGAACTGGCCGGATTTATCCCTGGTGGATTTTAGAACCGATGGGCAGAAGATCCAGAAAATGTTGGACCCGGAACGGCCCCATGTCTATGAATGTGTGGAAGGCATTTTTGAGCGGCTCCACGAAATGCTTCCCTTTGAAGAAAGCCTGATGGCATTTTATGAAGAACCGGAGTTACTGGAAGAATTTTTTCAGAAAATGGCGGATTACAAGATTGAATCGACACAAAAGATCATTGATTATTATGGTAGAATCGATGGGGTTCTTTATCATGATGACTGGGGTACCCAGCGATCCGGTTTTTTTTCCAATGAGATGTTTCGGGAACAGATCATGCCAGCCACCAAACGATTTATGGACTATCTAAAGAAAAAGGTTGCCTTTATTGAACTCCATTCCTGCGGCAAGAATATTCAATATGTGCCGATGATGCTGGAAATGGGAATAGATATGTGGACTCCCCAGCTATTTATTAATGAACCGGATTATCTTCATTCCACCTATGGAAAAGTAATGACTTTTACCTTTCCGCTGATGATTGAGCCTCAATGGAAAGAAGATGAAATACGCAGAGCGGTTCGGGAATTTGTCGATCATTTTGGTGAAAATGGTCGGGTTATGTGCTGGATCATGACCGAAAATTTTAATCAGGATCAGGAAGACATTGCCAGAGATGAGCTGTATCGTTATTCGCTAACCTATTACAATCAGCGCTTTGGTCGAAATTAA
- a CDS encoding TetR/AcrR family transcriptional regulator, which produces MSIESFEKVSDEKKAAIIQSGIAEFSNKSYMDASTDEITKNGGISKGILFHYFDNKKNFYLYCLEVALKRLLRDIHKPNQSDFYGIIFSYADEKFKLCQEYPNEMRLVNMAAREMSTKILEEKNALMIRYMISTRKKSQEIMAKAIAAITLKDIDGEKLKDAITLYLGAIINKYLERYKETPELFFERSAEIKAEIKEYLDFMLNGVVKEGESS; this is translated from the coding sequence ATGTCAATTGAATCTTTTGAAAAAGTATCAGATGAAAAAAAAGCGGCCATCATCCAAAGCGGAATTGCGGAATTTTCGAACAAATCCTATATGGATGCCAGTACCGATGAAATAACAAAAAACGGTGGCATCTCCAAAGGGATCTTGTTTCATTATTTTGATAACAAGAAAAATTTTTATCTTTATTGCCTGGAAGTTGCGTTGAAACGTCTTCTTAGAGATATCCACAAACCAAATCAATCAGATTTTTATGGGATTATCTTTTCTTATGCCGATGAAAAATTTAAATTGTGCCAAGAATATCCCAATGAAATGCGGTTGGTCAATATGGCGGCCCGGGAAATGAGCACTAAAATACTTGAAGAAAAAAATGCACTGATGATACGCTATATGATCAGTACGCGAAAGAAATCACAGGAGATTATGGCGAAAGCCATCGCTGCTATTACATTAAAAGATATTGATGGCGAAAAATTAAAAGACGCTATAACTTTATATCTGGGGGCGATTATTAACAAATATCTGGAGCGGTATAAAGAGACCCCAGAGTTATTTTTCGAGCGTTCAGCAGAGATTAAAGCCGAAATAAAAGAGTACCTTGATTTTATGTTAAATGGAGTAGTGAAGGAAGGCGAATCGTCATGA
- a CDS encoding FAD-dependent oxidoreductase translates to MNNYPHVFESIRIRGVDFKNRIEMAPPSPNRADRDGRVSREFIDWFKPIAEGGTAMIHVGNSVIDRAESSDEERQLDLGTDGCILPLSQFAEMCESFGCQASLEINHCGMDSDPFRIGHPAISASSIITPAEMGRAKAGGREPIPTIEMSHEKIKETVDKYAMAAYRCQKAGMKVCMIHGGHGNLISQFASKLFNKRTDEYGGSLENRARFCVEVLDAVRQKVGENFVIEFRISADEIHPDGMHFEETLEFIELIKDKIDILHVSAGIHGDFAYMRYWWQNSMMDRMYNVHFAADIKKRFPDLLIATVGSIMNIKDAEAIIASGKADFVAMCRPLIADPAMPRKYALGQEEDHRPCIRCQYCGKRLIMPRVIGCAVNPLCANIDEFPYGKIPKAEIKRKVGVVGGGPAGIQALLTLCERGHEVVLYEKEDQLGGNVITAASPKFKIDMQDYRDYLVRQAEKSLGTIHLNTEVTAEMLDAEQFDALILAVGADPLIPNLPGVDLPHVHWAPDGEMGCVTVGEQIVIIGGGAIGIESAIELTEKGKQVTVLEMAPDLSNLFMTASGTMQDLLEKIETLKIPVITSAKLKSIDEQTVYYDDLTTGAEHTLPADTVLLAVGMVPRHQLVDELRQSAPPTEVFVVGDAIEVGNIAEAVNSAFKIAVHL, encoded by the coding sequence ATGAATAATTATCCCCATGTTTTTGAGTCCATTCGCATCCGTGGTGTTGATTTTAAAAATCGCATCGAGATGGCACCGCCATCACCAAACCGTGCTGACCGGGATGGCCGGGTTTCCCGGGAATTTATTGACTGGTTCAAACCCATCGCTGAGGGTGGAACGGCCATGATCCATGTTGGCAATTCGGTGATTGATCGGGCCGAATCCAGCGATGAAGAACGTCAGTTAGATTTAGGTACCGACGGATGTATTCTTCCGCTTTCTCAATTTGCCGAAATGTGTGAAAGTTTTGGGTGTCAGGCTTCGCTTGAAATCAATCATTGTGGCATGGATTCTGATCCTTTCAGAATTGGACATCCGGCTATTTCAGCTTCTTCCATCATCACTCCGGCAGAAATGGGACGTGCTAAGGCCGGTGGGCGGGAGCCTATTCCTACCATTGAAATGAGCCATGAAAAAATCAAAGAAACCGTTGATAAATATGCGATGGCCGCTTACCGTTGTCAGAAAGCCGGTATGAAAGTCTGTATGATTCACGGTGGACACGGGAATCTGATCTCTCAGTTTGCCAGCAAACTCTTTAATAAACGCACCGATGAATATGGTGGTTCCCTGGAAAACCGGGCCCGGTTCTGTGTCGAAGTGCTGGATGCTGTGCGACAGAAAGTGGGGGAAAATTTTGTCATTGAATTTCGGATTTCAGCAGATGAAATTCATCCTGACGGTATGCATTTTGAAGAGACCCTTGAGTTTATTGAATTGATTAAAGATAAAATTGATATTCTTCATGTTTCCGCGGGAATTCACGGCGATTTTGCGTACATGCGTTATTGGTGGCAAAACTCCATGATGGACCGGATGTATAATGTTCATTTTGCTGCGGATATCAAAAAACGCTTCCCAGATTTACTGATTGCTACCGTTGGTTCGATTATGAATATCAAAGATGCGGAAGCGATTATTGCCTCTGGAAAAGCAGACTTTGTCGCGATGTGTCGTCCGCTAATTGCTGATCCGGCGATGCCACGAAAATATGCCCTTGGTCAGGAAGAAGACCATCGACCATGTATACGTTGTCAGTATTGCGGTAAGAGATTGATTATGCCCCGAGTAATCGGCTGTGCGGTTAACCCACTCTGTGCTAATATTGATGAATTTCCCTATGGTAAAATTCCTAAAGCTGAGATAAAAAGGAAGGTTGGCGTAGTTGGTGGCGGTCCAGCCGGCATTCAGGCTTTATTGACTCTTTGTGAACGGGGGCACGAGGTTGTTCTTTACGAAAAAGAAGATCAACTGGGCGGGAATGTTATTACTGCGGCTTCGCCCAAATTTAAGATTGACATGCAGGATTATCGGGATTATCTGGTTCGTCAAGCTGAAAAATCATTGGGAACGATTCATTTGAATACTGAAGTAACGGCAGAAATGCTGGATGCTGAGCAATTTGATGCCCTGATTTTGGCAGTAGGAGCCGATCCTCTGATTCCAAATCTTCCCGGGGTCGATTTACCGCATGTTCATTGGGCACCTGATGGTGAAATGGGATGTGTTACTGTGGGAGAACAGATCGTGATCATTGGTGGTGGTGCGATTGGAATTGAATCGGCCATTGAACTGACTGAAAAAGGAAAGCAGGTAACGGTACTTGAAATGGCGCCAGATCTGTCTAACCTCTTTATGACCGCCAGTGGTACGATGCAGGATCTATTGGAAAAGATAGAAACGCTAAAGATTCCAGTAATCACCAGCGCAAAACTCAAGTCCATTGATGAGCAGACTGTTTACTACGACGATTTAACCACCGGAGCTGAGCATACCCTGCCTGCGGACACGGTGTTACTGGCGGTTGGAATGGTTCCAAGACATCAGTTGGTTGATGAACTGCGTCAGAGTGCGCCGCCAACTGAAGTTTTTGTGGTTGGAGATGCGATTGAAGTTGGTAATATTGCCGAAGCTGTAAATAGTGCGTTTAAAATAGCGGTTCATCTATAA
- a CDS encoding helix-turn-helix transcriptional regulator: protein MKNRLEEIRKLNVIKQEELALALEVSRQTIGSLENGRYNPSIILAFKIARYFEMSIEDIFIYEEEKNEASV from the coding sequence ATGAAGAATCGACTGGAAGAAATCCGGAAATTAAATGTTATTAAACAAGAAGAATTAGCTTTGGCCCTTGAAGTATCAAGGCAAACCATTGGTTCACTGGAAAATGGCAGATATAATCCATCCATTATTTTAGCTTTTAAAATTGCCCGGTATTTTGAAATGAGTATTGAAGATATTTTTATCTATGAGGAGGAGAAAAATGAAGCGTCAGTTTAG
- a CDS encoding DUF3089 domain-containing protein produces the protein MLKKKMYIVLLSIPLVMLSLVGCGEKVSQNEMNQVDYAKESNWLALPEDANAHDVDVFYVYPTIYQGDGLQDISDPEQVEASQVPLRTQASVFADSANIYAPMYRQVGKDGFNNTENLDSFLQVAEEDVKDAFLYYLENYNNGKPFIIAGHSQGSSTLISLLTKIWGTTGAEDRMIATYIIGFSVTESDIEANPKIRMCENPTDIGCFISYNSLKDGLQSESVQILEGAIVTNPLSWESSREDGIVVPASENKGSVFFSEEGYSPTLYKNFTSAQIKDHGLVCEPADLSILSSYPIEGIYHPDDYSLFYENIKENIAVRINAYFN, from the coding sequence TTGTTAAAAAAGAAAATGTATATCGTGTTATTAAGTATTCCGCTGGTGATGTTATCACTTGTTGGGTGTGGTGAAAAAGTTAGTCAAAATGAGATGAATCAAGTTGATTATGCCAAAGAAAGTAATTGGCTGGCGCTCCCAGAAGATGCGAATGCTCATGATGTTGATGTTTTTTATGTTTATCCGACGATTTATCAAGGTGACGGATTACAGGATATCAGCGATCCAGAGCAGGTGGAAGCATCACAAGTACCGCTCCGAACCCAGGCGAGTGTATTTGCGGATTCGGCAAATATTTATGCGCCGATGTATCGGCAGGTCGGTAAGGATGGTTTTAATAACACGGAAAACCTTGACAGTTTTTTACAAGTGGCTGAAGAAGATGTCAAAGATGCGTTTTTATATTACCTGGAGAATTACAACAATGGGAAGCCATTTATCATTGCCGGTCATAGCCAGGGATCGAGCACGTTGATCAGTCTGTTGACTAAAATATGGGGAACGACAGGTGCTGAAGATCGGATGATTGCTACCTATATTATTGGTTTTAGTGTGACTGAATCCGATATTGAAGCGAATCCGAAGATCAGGATGTGTGAAAATCCGACGGATATCGGTTGCTTTATTTCTTATAATTCCCTGAAAGACGGACTGCAAAGTGAGTCGGTACAAATATTGGAAGGCGCCATTGTAACAAATCCGTTATCTTGGGAAAGTAGCCGGGAAGATGGGATAGTTGTTCCGGCATCCGAAAATAAAGGATCGGTATTTTTTTCCGAGGAGGGGTATTCGCCTACTTTGTATAAAAATTTTACGTCAGCTCAGATTAAGGATCACGGTCTTGTTTGTGAACCGGCCGATCTATCTATCCTTTCATCTTATCCGATAGAAGGTATCTATCATCCGGATGATTATTCCCTTTTTTATGAGAATATTAAAGAAAATATTGCCGTTAGAATTAATGCTTATTTTAACTGA
- a CDS encoding helix-turn-helix transcriptional regulator — protein sequence MKNKIKELRKARKMRQEDLAKQLNVTRQTINAIENNKYNPTLELAMKLARLLESTVEELFSLEE from the coding sequence ATGAAAAACAAAATTAAAGAGTTAAGAAAAGCCCGAAAAATGAGACAAGAGGACTTGGCTAAACAATTAAATGTCACCAGACAAACGATTAATGCAATCGAAAATAACAAGTATAATCCAACCCTGGAACTTGCCATGAAACTGGCCAGGCTGTTAGAATCTACAGTGGAAGAGCTTTTTAGCTTGGAAGAGTGA
- a CDS encoding sensor histidine kinase — MESGDIKKTGLVVVLSVLINLIVFSGLNLINLQFTDAVESSEGVMIAENIASDEVKTVLLQDRSDNRFKLVIQSTERLVLSIIYEDAYTEYDLYVNGQLKGQNHNQTARKEIAYDVFEIEKNDYQENDGIGIAEIELVKSAPIAKPNNEVAFIIGSKDEVRDSLGLRTMYNTVMFIFFGMILVVSAIAYYKDRVSYMRILLLLSIVAVIKSMIIGELPLFRDLLGITSGNYFYYDSVTGIVSFFLCQVLFWDLFQFKVKKVTAILYLGIFVTFELGYIVTQYLALLVMMHFIGSLLIVIMGAQAYIKGNPYSLLLITTYSIFSGTVLYRILITVGYYSRGYISEMVFSPQIGNLIYLSSFLFVVLMTYINKLEAYRKQEITDEKIALIRGISHDLKLPLSIIKLNNQMIEKYEITEAEKKEYAKTSLEATLELEKMTDNINCYLNTEILVDTDYQTSVKNRLIMMKRQYENYGKMHSINFVVEISGEDCFLPIKPLHFDRMLYNLVDNAFKYNKARGTVWVRYKADKEITLSVEDNGIGMDSEFIKRIFEPFFRIDVSKRKEGTGLGLCVVKVIVDSLNGKLQVESEINRGTIIKIILPRV, encoded by the coding sequence ATGGAATCGGGCGATATCAAAAAAACGGGATTAGTAGTCGTTCTCAGTGTACTTATCAATTTGATTGTTTTTAGTGGACTTAATTTAATTAATTTGCAGTTTACCGATGCGGTTGAATCAAGTGAAGGTGTGATGATTGCTGAAAACATCGCAAGTGATGAGGTGAAAACGGTGTTGCTTCAAGATCGTTCGGATAATCGCTTTAAACTTGTTATTCAGTCAACCGAGCGTCTGGTTTTATCAATCATTTATGAAGATGCTTATACTGAATACGATCTTTATGTTAATGGGCAATTAAAAGGCCAAAATCACAATCAAACAGCGAGAAAAGAGATTGCTTATGATGTGTTTGAGATTGAAAAAAACGATTATCAAGAGAATGATGGCATCGGCATTGCTGAAATCGAACTGGTCAAAAGTGCCCCAATCGCCAAACCAAATAATGAGGTAGCTTTTATTATTGGATCAAAAGATGAAGTCAGAGACAGTTTAGGATTAAGGACAATGTATAATACGGTGATGTTCATTTTTTTTGGAATGATCTTAGTTGTTAGTGCCATTGCTTATTATAAAGATCGAGTCAGTTACATGCGGATCCTTTTACTGCTCAGTATTGTGGCGGTGATTAAAAGTATGATCATTGGTGAATTGCCATTGTTCAGGGATCTGTTAGGCATAACGTCAGGAAATTATTTTTATTATGATAGTGTTACCGGGATCGTGAGTTTCTTTTTATGCCAAGTGCTGTTTTGGGATTTGTTTCAGTTTAAAGTCAAAAAAGTTACGGCGATCTTATATCTCGGGATCTTTGTTACGTTTGAATTGGGATATATTGTTACGCAGTATTTGGCGTTATTGGTAATGATGCATTTTATTGGAAGTTTGCTGATCGTGATTATGGGTGCGCAAGCGTATATCAAAGGTAACCCTTACAGTCTGTTGCTTATCACGACATATAGTATTTTTTCGGGAACGGTTTTGTATCGAATATTAATCACTGTGGGCTATTATAGTCGTGGATATATTTCCGAGATGGTATTCAGTCCGCAAATTGGGAATTTAATTTATCTTTCAAGCTTTTTATTTGTTGTCCTGATGACCTATATCAATAAGCTTGAGGCGTATCGAAAACAAGAAATTACCGATGAAAAAATCGCGCTTATCAGAGGGATCAGCCATGATCTAAAATTACCGTTGTCAATCATTAAGTTAAATAATCAAATGATCGAAAAATATGAAATAACCGAAGCCGAAAAAAAAGAATATGCAAAAACAAGTCTGGAAGCAACATTGGAACTGGAAAAAATGACGGATAATATTAATTGTTATTTAAATACAGAAATATTAGTAGATACGGATTATCAGACCAGTGTTAAAAATCGATTAATCATGATGAAAAGGCAATATGAAAATTATGGTAAAATGCACAGCATAAATTTTGTTGTCGAGATTTCCGGAGAAGATTGTTTTTTGCCAATCAAACCTCTTCACTTTGATCGGATGCTTTATAATTTGGTGGATAATGCATTTAAGTATAATAAAGCTAGGGGGACGGTATGGGTTCGCTATAAAGCGGACAAAGAAATTACTTTAAGCGTCGAAGATAATGGGATCGGAATGGATTCTGAATTTATTAAGAGAATTTTCGAGCCATTTTTCAGAATCGATGTCAGTAAAAGAAAAGAGGGAACCGGACTTGGTCTTTGTGTTGTTAAAGTAATTGTTGATAGTTTAAACGGGAAATTACAGGTAGAAAGTGAGATTAATAGAGGTACAATAATAAAAATTATTTTACCGCGGGTGTAA
- a CDS encoding TetR/AcrR family transcriptional regulator: MKKMKPETEMKEKIYNAAKVLFYENGYIKTTYKQLGEAVNGNGALVAYYYGSKGKLATLVYNEYMNQIKNMVREQFNINNISYDVLLATAIEIRVHGSLMSTNRNLNLFYWEIMNENIQIKEEAVNEEYFQELVKICKLDLPIYKLKLLNYGEFGFRQATCLAHQMGKVDCSYKEFTDAAIETLLLLLRQVDRIDEILAVSEEFEKNMPELAIKKNFVIDFK, encoded by the coding sequence ATGAAAAAAATGAAACCGGAAACAGAAATGAAAGAAAAAATATACAATGCTGCAAAAGTGCTTTTTTATGAAAACGGTTATATCAAGACGACTTATAAGCAGTTAGGGGAAGCGGTCAATGGGAATGGTGCGTTGGTGGCTTATTACTATGGATCAAAAGGAAAACTGGCTACCTTGGTTTACAACGAGTATATGAATCAAATAAAGAACATGGTCAGAGAACAATTTAATATAAATAATATCAGTTACGATGTTCTTCTTGCAACTGCCATTGAAATTCGGGTTCATGGGAGTCTGATGAGTACTAATCGGAATCTGAATCTTTTTTATTGGGAGATTATGAATGAAAACATTCAGATAAAAGAAGAGGCTGTTAATGAAGAGTATTTTCAGGAGTTAGTTAAAATCTGCAAATTGGATTTGCCGATTTACAAATTAAAGCTGCTTAATTATGGAGAGTTCGGATTTCGTCAGGCTACGTGTCTGGCTCATCAAATGGGAAAAGTCGATTGTTCCTATAAAGAGTTTACAGATGCTGCGATTGAAACATTACTGTTGTTGTTAAGACAGGTTGATCGGATTGATGAAATTTTAGCTGTTTCGGAAGAATTTGAAAAAAACATGCCAGAATTAGCGATTAAAAAAAACTTTGTAATTGACTTTAAATAA
- a CDS encoding IS3 family transposase (programmed frameshift), with amino-acid sequence MSRKRRTWTPEEKAAIVLEILREENTLAEISKKYDVSQQLLSRWKTEFIANMSAVFNKKNEDVDKLKQEHEDEKELLVKKIGELTLDVDWLKKKPNPNLSNEEKRTLIDWKHPFLTIKKQCQLLTLSRSTAYHEPIDVAPSKDEINIKNAIDRIHFEEPAYGVRRIRNELHKLGFHQVGRRLVRRYMMEMDIVCFYPGPNLSKRAKAAKTYPYLLRNLEINQPNQVWSIDITYIGTPNGFVYLTAIIDWYSRYIVGYTISNTLQTDMVTRVIKTAIQTYGAPEIINSDQGSQFTSNAYIDLIKSFKTTKISMDGKGRATDNIAIERFFRSYKWERLYLLYPETVTEVRAMTKEYIAKYNNERGHQRFNYKTPAAVFYENMALAA; translated from the exons ATGAGTAGAAAACGACGAACCTGGACCCCAGAGGAAAAAGCAGCCATCGTGCTGGAAATCCTCAGAGAAGAAAATACGTTAGCCGAGATCTCTAAGAAGTATGATGTATCTCAGCAATTATTAAGCCGCTGGAAAACCGAATTTATCGCCAATATGTCCGCCGTCTTCAATAAGAAAAATGAAGATGTTGACAAACTCAAACAAGAGCATGAAGATGAAAAGGAGCTGCTCGTAAAGAAAATAGGCGAATTAACATTGGATGTCGATTGGCTTAAAAAAAAAC CAAATCCAAATCTCTCAAATGAAGAAAAAAGAACGTTAATTGATTGGAAGCACCCTTTCTTAACCATAAAAAAACAGTGCCAACTTCTGACGCTATCGCGATCAACAGCTTATCATGAACCCATAGATGTTGCGCCATCCAAAGATGAAATCAATATCAAAAACGCCATTGATCGTATTCATTTTGAGGAGCCAGCCTATGGCGTCAGACGAATCAGGAATGAATTGCATAAACTGGGCTTTCATCAAGTAGGCAGGCGTCTTGTCAGGCGTTATATGATGGAAATGGATATTGTTTGTTTCTATCCCGGCCCCAATCTGAGTAAGCGAGCCAAAGCAGCCAAAACTTATCCCTACCTGCTGAGAAATCTTGAAATTAACCAACCGAATCAGGTGTGGTCCATTGACATTACTTATATAGGAACCCCAAATGGATTTGTGTATTTAACCGCTATTATTGACTGGTATTCCCGTTATATTGTGGGATACACCATCAGCAACACCTTGCAAACCGACATGGTCACCCGTGTTATAAAAACCGCCATTCAAACCTATGGTGCACCTGAGATCATTAACAGTGACCAGGGCAGTCAGTTTACGTCAAATGCCTATATTGACCTGATTAAAAGCTTTAAAACGACAAAAATCAGCATGGACGGTAAAGGCCGTGCTACCGACAATATTGCCATTGAACGGTTTTTTCGATCATATAAATGGGAACGCCTGTATTTGCTGTACCCGGAAACCGTCACTGAAGTGAGAGCCATGACAAAGGAATACATCGCTAAATATAACAATGAGCGAGGTCACCAGCGATTCAATTACAAAACACCGGCAGCTGTATTCTATGAAAATATGGCATTGGCTGCCTAA